In the genome of Streptomyces collinus, one region contains:
- a CDS encoding GNAT family N-acetyltransferase has protein sequence MDVTVLRPDELTAADLGAWSEMQRAELGLASPFLAGEFTRAVGRRRATARVARLREDGDTVGFFPFERHALGAGKPIGSGFCDCQGLIHRPGLDWDPVDLLGACGLALWEYDHLAAGQTPFERAGTPRARAASPVMELSGGHQAYLERLRPKVLRAARGQERRLARDVGPLRLDFNAPDPVLLDTLIHWKSAQLRARGERDPLSQGWFRALLRELLDLPSESCSGTLSVLRAGDTPVAILYGLRSREVYATWFPAYDTRFAKYSPGILLHLKCAEAAAERGITHIDMGKGTSRYKDALKTGDLSVTEGYVGRHTPAAVLCRLRMASSRTAHTALNASPRVHRAAVRAVGAVDRHR, from the coding sequence ATGGACGTCACCGTTCTGCGTCCCGACGAACTGACCGCCGCCGACCTCGGCGCATGGAGCGAGATGCAGCGCGCGGAGCTGGGTCTGGCCAGTCCCTTCCTGGCCGGCGAATTCACCCGGGCCGTGGGCCGTCGGCGTGCCACCGCCCGGGTGGCACGCCTGCGCGAGGACGGCGACACCGTCGGGTTCTTCCCCTTCGAGCGGCACGCCCTGGGAGCCGGCAAACCGATCGGCTCCGGCTTCTGCGACTGCCAGGGCCTGATCCACCGGCCGGGCCTGGACTGGGACCCCGTGGACCTGCTCGGCGCATGTGGTCTCGCGCTGTGGGAGTACGACCACCTGGCCGCGGGCCAGACTCCCTTCGAAAGGGCGGGCACGCCGCGCGCCCGGGCCGCGTCCCCGGTGATGGAACTGAGCGGCGGCCACCAGGCCTACCTCGAAAGGCTGCGGCCCAAGGTACTGCGTGCCGCTCGGGGCCAGGAACGCAGGCTGGCCCGCGATGTGGGGCCGCTCCGCCTGGACTTCAACGCGCCCGACCCCGTCCTGCTGGACACCCTGATCCACTGGAAGTCCGCCCAGCTGCGGGCCAGAGGGGAGCGGGACCCGCTCTCCCAGGGCTGGTTCCGGGCGCTCCTGCGGGAACTGCTCGACCTGCCGTCCGAGTCCTGCTCGGGCACCCTGTCCGTTCTCCGCGCGGGCGACACCCCCGTCGCCATCCTCTACGGACTGCGCTCGCGCGAGGTGTACGCGACCTGGTTCCCTGCCTACGACACCCGGTTCGCCAAGTACTCACCCGGCATCCTTCTCCACCTCAAGTGCGCCGAGGCCGCCGCGGAACGCGGCATCACCCACATCGACATGGGCAAGGGCACCTCCCGCTACAAGGACGCGCTGAAGACGGGGGACCTGAGCGTCACCGAGGGGTACGTCGGCCGGCACACACCGGCAGCGGTGCTGTGCAGGCTGCGCATGGCGTCGAGCCGCACCGCCCACACGGCCCTCAACGCCAGCCCCCGGGTGCACCGCGCCGCGGTCAGAGCCGTCGGCGCCGTCGACCGCCACCGCTGA
- a CDS encoding beta-galactosidase: MNPARRQAAGTGSGAAPYRRHLSVLAAALLVAACAPAAVERDEGRSHVFGTLQTMPEKARLERSKGIRVAHLQIFWDRYETREGHFSSRYLDSVRGSLERLQRAGSLIEVSLGLHHAPGWLFDEYPEAAYVDQDGNRLTDAPNMVFSQTVREKAQRYVERVDREIGLDNFWAIRVGVSGTGEFGYPSGDGDNSYWAFDANAQSPDRAGRPPGTPANPSPGWKPGQRDYRGREFTEAQVSTWYDWYLLALSNAVNWQIEYYRSLRYSGFLKVLVAGSGYYPRDYKRAVQRHLDESAGNRLVALGVGFFRTLGEIRHRHNVQIVPTSLVDGTGKPRNNGCSPEDRHVNVLAPPHRVHDEWSSMRWVTRIARQHGFTLLSGESAGTRVSPYYPGVMSAAARQMDTCGLRGLMWAFDNNLYDGTPGSSLADYSAMISGYD; the protein is encoded by the coding sequence ATGAACCCGGCACGGCGACAGGCTGCCGGCACCGGCAGCGGGGCCGCACCGTACCGCAGGCACCTCAGTGTCCTCGCGGCGGCGCTGCTGGTCGCCGCGTGCGCCCCGGCGGCCGTGGAGCGCGACGAGGGCCGGAGCCACGTCTTCGGCACGTTGCAGACCATGCCCGAGAAGGCGCGACTGGAACGGAGCAAGGGCATCAGGGTCGCCCATCTGCAGATCTTCTGGGACCGGTACGAAACGCGCGAAGGCCACTTCTCCTCCCGGTACCTGGACAGCGTCAGAGGGTCCCTGGAGCGGCTCCAGCGGGCGGGTTCGCTCATCGAGGTGAGCCTGGGTCTGCATCACGCGCCGGGCTGGCTCTTCGACGAGTACCCGGAGGCCGCCTACGTCGACCAGGACGGCAACCGGCTCACCGACGCGCCCAACATGGTCTTCAGCCAGACCGTGCGCGAGAAGGCGCAGCGCTATGTGGAGCGGGTGGACCGGGAGATCGGGCTGGACAACTTCTGGGCGATCCGCGTGGGCGTGAGCGGCACCGGCGAGTTCGGCTATCCCTCGGGCGACGGGGACAACTCCTACTGGGCTTTCGACGCCAACGCCCAGAGCCCGGACCGCGCGGGCCGGCCGCCCGGCACCCCCGCGAACCCGTCCCCCGGCTGGAAGCCGGGCCAACGCGACTACCGGGGAAGGGAGTTCACCGAGGCTCAGGTCAGCACGTGGTACGACTGGTACCTGCTGGCCCTGTCGAACGCGGTGAACTGGCAGATCGAGTACTACAGATCGTTGCGCTACAGCGGCTTCCTGAAGGTGCTGGTGGCGGGCAGCGGCTACTACCCGCGCGACTACAAGCGTGCCGTCCAGCGGCACCTGGACGAGTCGGCGGGGAACCGGCTGGTCGCCCTCGGGGTCGGCTTCTTCCGCACCCTGGGAGAGATCCGCCACCGTCACAACGTGCAGATCGTGCCGACCTCCCTCGTGGACGGCACGGGCAAGCCCCGGAACAACGGCTGCTCCCCCGAGGACCGCCACGTGAACGTCCTCGCCCCGCCCCACCGCGTGCACGACGAGTGGTCGTCGATGCGCTGGGTCACCCGGATCGCCCGGCAGCACGGCTTCACGCTGCTCAGCGGAGAGAGCGCCGGAACGCGGGTCAGCCCCTACTACCCCGGCGTCATGTCCGCCGCGGCCCGGCAGATGGACACCTGCGGGCTGCGGGGCCTGATGTGGGCGTTCGACAACAACCTCTACGACGGCACCCCGGGTTCGTCACTCGCGGACTACTCCGCGATGATCTCCGGCTACGACTGA
- a CDS encoding glycosyltransferase family 4 protein has translation MASRPAPSRVLLFTSGPWEGGAGADTQLAASITDCMPDREFLWFSRWPRHGPPGTARAGGVPLVSRDGAPHVPERLQAALAGSVLARRTDLVHAILTIGGTYPMFSRLRRGLLGRGPVIHTVPGVMDTALLERARPLGVTVALSEATAGQLRAAGFGDVRVIPPTIPLERWPWRPRALGAPLVLFAGHHDPAGGAREAIAAAAQAHRSGARFRLVLAMRGRPGQDERALNNGLRALAAREGLPPPDVLGHVPDMPGLLAAADVVLFPPRSLGGKADVPFIVLEALATGRPVVLSDLPQFAALGSAAPRAPVGDAVHTGELLTRLLEQPRRWEMLARRGRATVEERFGPDRFRTQYERLYQESLA, from the coding sequence GTGGCTAGCCGCCCGGCACCGTCCCGGGTGCTGCTCTTCACCAGCGGTCCGTGGGAAGGCGGGGCGGGAGCCGACACACAGCTGGCGGCGTCGATCACCGACTGCATGCCGGACCGGGAATTCCTGTGGTTCAGCCGGTGGCCGCGGCACGGGCCGCCCGGGACGGCCCGCGCAGGGGGCGTCCCCCTCGTCTCCCGGGACGGGGCCCCGCACGTCCCGGAGCGGCTCCAGGCCGCCCTCGCCGGGAGCGTCCTGGCGCGCCGCACGGACCTGGTGCACGCGATCCTGACGATCGGCGGGACCTACCCGATGTTCTCCCGGCTGCGGCGGGGTCTGCTCGGCCGCGGACCGGTCATCCACACGGTGCCCGGGGTGATGGACACGGCACTGCTGGAGCGGGCCCGGCCGCTGGGCGTGACCGTCGCCCTCTCGGAGGCGACGGCCGGGCAGCTACGCGCCGCGGGGTTCGGGGACGTACGGGTGATACCGCCGACGATCCCGCTGGAACGGTGGCCGTGGCGCCCGCGTGCCCTGGGGGCTCCCCTGGTGCTGTTCGCCGGCCATCACGACCCGGCGGGCGGTGCGCGCGAAGCGATCGCCGCCGCGGCGCAGGCGCACCGCTCGGGGGCGCGCTTCCGCCTGGTGCTGGCGATGCGGGGCCGGCCGGGGCAGGACGAGCGCGCGCTCAACAACGGGCTGCGCGCGCTGGCGGCTCGCGAGGGCCTGCCCCCGCCGGATGTCCTCGGCCATGTGCCGGACATGCCGGGACTGCTGGCGGCGGCCGACGTCGTGCTCTTCCCCCCGCGCTCGCTCGGCGGGAAGGCGGACGTCCCCTTCATCGTGCTGGAGGCGCTTGCCACGGGACGCCCCGTGGTCCTCAGCGACCTGCCCCAGTTCGCCGCGCTGGGCTCCGCGGCGCCCCGGGCCCCCGTCGGCGACGCGGTCCACACGGGTGAGCTGCTGACCCGGCTGCTGGAGCAGCCTCGGCGCTGGGAGATGCTGGCCCGGCGCGGCCGTGCCACGGTGGAGGAGCGGTTCGGACCCGACCGCTTCCGCACGCAGTACGAGCGTCTCTACCAGGAGTCCCTGGCATGA
- a CDS encoding ArnT family glycosyltransferase — MAVVSKALPVSMAWLRSRAVPLWLVAGLSAALTGVVRLVGFGQTPDVFGDEVYYWHIGHSVESGGFPRYKGGLFFLHPPGYFYLEGGWEKLFGAHADVISGVHQMRLLNAVLAMITAAVLVFLITRVTRSVPAAVAVSLVFAFDPFILRLNDRVLIETSMMLWVLLGYLVLLPLTESDKRPRARGRAVAGGLLFGLAILTKDVASLITVLPLVAAALFTWRSRRSLPLLAAAAATVPYAVYVAVVAAAGHFDELWAVKTHGIRRLLGQVQETGFNAAGAPPLSQRVTEELSNFGGTYVLLALGPLAVIPLLRRGGRAQRLLGLWYLSAGIALAYAVTKGTLEEQALYMLLVPTIVVVALAGVRLWEGRAGRRALRAGIARTTTVLVLAAALAASGFTYAQTRTTPDDGYPQLRQYMLDHVPEGSRVISTSGSVDLVLEDRYRVGRWRTPQDRARMRAAYVVATWRLIDQGYSPFTQRQARDLTRQGDLLFSFHGRTYGTVSVYRLPVPPVSHAAGAGGGGG; from the coding sequence ATGGCTGTCGTGAGCAAGGCCCTGCCGGTGTCGATGGCGTGGCTGCGCAGCCGGGCGGTCCCCCTGTGGCTGGTGGCGGGCCTCTCGGCCGCTCTCACCGGGGTGGTCCGTCTGGTCGGCTTCGGGCAGACACCGGACGTGTTCGGTGACGAGGTCTACTACTGGCACATCGGCCACTCGGTGGAGTCCGGGGGCTTCCCCCGGTACAAGGGCGGGCTGTTCTTCCTGCACCCGCCCGGCTACTTCTACCTGGAGGGCGGCTGGGAGAAGCTGTTCGGCGCCCATGCCGACGTCATCTCCGGTGTGCACCAGATGCGGCTGCTGAACGCCGTCCTCGCCATGATCACCGCCGCGGTGCTCGTCTTCCTGATCACCCGCGTCACCCGGTCCGTCCCCGCCGCCGTCGCGGTGAGCCTCGTCTTCGCGTTCGACCCGTTCATCCTGCGGCTCAACGACCGTGTGCTCATCGAGACCTCGATGATGCTCTGGGTCCTGCTGGGCTATCTCGTCCTGCTGCCGTTGACGGAGTCCGACAAACGGCCCAGAGCGCGCGGCCGGGCCGTCGCCGGCGGGCTCCTGTTCGGCCTGGCCATCCTGACGAAGGATGTGGCCTCCCTCATCACGGTGCTGCCGCTGGTCGCCGCCGCGCTGTTCACCTGGCGGTCGCGCAGGTCCCTGCCGCTGCTCGCCGCCGCGGCGGCGACCGTGCCGTACGCGGTCTACGTCGCCGTCGTCGCGGCGGCGGGCCACTTCGACGAGCTGTGGGCGGTGAAGACCCACGGCATCAGACGGCTGCTGGGCCAGGTCCAGGAGACCGGCTTCAACGCGGCGGGCGCGCCTCCCCTCTCCCAGCGCGTCACCGAGGAGCTGAGCAACTTCGGCGGCACCTACGTGCTGCTGGCCCTGGGCCCCCTCGCGGTGATCCCGCTGCTGCGCCGCGGCGGCCGGGCGCAGCGCCTGCTGGGGCTCTGGTACCTGTCGGCGGGCATCGCTCTCGCCTATGCCGTGACCAAGGGCACGCTGGAGGAGCAGGCGCTGTACATGCTGCTCGTTCCCACGATCGTGGTGGTGGCTCTGGCGGGAGTGCGGTTGTGGGAGGGGCGGGCCGGGCGCCGGGCGCTGCGGGCCGGTATCGCGCGGACCACCACGGTCCTCGTGCTCGCGGCCGCTCTGGCCGCGTCCGGGTTCACCTATGCGCAGACCAGGACCACGCCGGACGACGGCTACCCGCAACTGCGCCAGTACATGCTGGACCACGTGCCCGAGGGCAGCCGGGTCATCTCGACGAGCGGCTCGGTGGACCTGGTCCTGGAGGACCGCTATCGCGTCGGGCGCTGGCGCACGCCGCAGGACCGGGCCAGAATGAGGGCGGCGTACGTCGTCGCCACGTGGCGGCTGATCGATCAGGGGTACTCCCCGTTCACCCAGCGCCAGGCCCGGGACCTCACCCGGCAGGGCGACCTGCTCTTCTCCTTCCACGGCCGCACGTACGGCACGGTGTCGGTCTACCGGCTTCCGGTGCCGCCGGTGTCCCACGCGGCCGGGGCGGGCGGCGGCGGTGGCTAG
- a CDS encoding PIG-L deacetylase family protein encodes MAADPLTAAIDEGAPLVVLSPHLDDAVLSCGALMAHAANRTSVRVATFFTEAGAPPYTLSGRHYLRLAGRPDAECLYRERRAEDEEVLRRLGVAWVHLGLTDGLFRRKPMVSGRHREWLRRALPEPSHIYPTYRLHVATGRISPYDTGTLDRARAVLETLASTPRTILLAPSGVGRHVDHVLVRTAAELSGHRVVFYSDFPYNQQHPLDPRFVERNGLAGVEWSRGLAAKAALVRGYRSQADALFPGGRIPEVPETYLFAGGAPWLS; translated from the coding sequence ATGGCAGCCGATCCGCTGACCGCGGCGATCGACGAGGGCGCTCCGCTGGTCGTGCTCTCCCCGCACCTCGACGACGCGGTGCTGTCCTGCGGGGCCCTGATGGCACACGCCGCGAACCGTACATCCGTGCGCGTGGCCACGTTCTTCACGGAGGCGGGCGCACCGCCGTACACGCTCTCCGGGCGGCACTACCTCCGGCTGGCCGGCCGGCCCGACGCGGAGTGCCTGTACCGGGAACGGCGCGCCGAGGATGAGGAAGTGCTGCGGCGGCTCGGGGTGGCCTGGGTCCATCTGGGGCTGACCGACGGCCTGTTCCGCCGCAAGCCCATGGTCTCCGGCCGGCACCGGGAGTGGCTGCGCCGTGCGCTGCCCGAGCCGTCCCACATCTACCCGACCTACCGGCTGCACGTGGCCACGGGCCGGATCTCCCCCTACGACACCGGCACCCTGGACCGTGCGCGGGCCGTGCTGGAGACACTGGCGTCGACGCCCCGGACGATCCTGCTGGCCCCCTCGGGCGTGGGCCGGCACGTGGACCACGTCCTGGTGCGCACGGCCGCCGAGCTCAGCGGTCACCGGGTGGTGTTCTACAGCGACTTCCCCTACAACCAGCAGCACCCTCTCGACCCCCGCTTCGTCGAGCGCAACGGGCTCGCCGGGGTGGAGTGGTCACGAGGGCTCGCCGCCAAGGCGGCGCTGGTGCGCGGGTACCGCTCGCAGGCCGACGCGCTCTTCCCCGGCGGCCGTATTCCGGAGGTCCCGGAGACCTACCTGTTCGCCGGGGGTGCGCCATGGCTGTCGTGA
- a CDS encoding glycosyltransferase — protein sequence MKQRPLLVCVSGPDGAGKSSLVGRMTTDLREHGYAVAAQYCYGCVVCRRLPQRIRSRFPASPGRPRSIASGIGLWAGRLHGWVDAAELVAGLAQATVRARLTSRGRPTAVVTDRGPLDALVKFDPEPGSRLAAAFARLARTYKVTLLLDAEPEVLAERDGVYALGPLAKCRDRYRNWAVRLPYVRRVDAAASADAVAAEALGCLPELRPAPATAPGPPPGGGPHVVISTFDDLRNPHYHGGGALLVDKVARRLAEDHRVTVVTVASRGGTETRDGVRYHRLPLGWAGPRLGQLLYHAVLPFTARRLPHDVWLESFTPPFSTGFLPLFARGPVVGLAQSLSGAAMTRRYHLPFSLVERYGLRFYEDVVVLNEADAATVRRHAPEAATHVIHNGVDPPPAAPRRAGEGEYIAFLGRIDVRPKGLDLLLAAHAADPPSLPLLLAGGGTRGQEAELTALIAAAGADARWVGEVSGVGKQRFLEDCAFLVLPSRSESFGLVALEAMSHGKPVVHFDLPTLRWMDGGGNVTVPAFDVEALGRRLRALTADEETRRRLGHLAHRAARWLSWDRTTGQYRSLVQELLDRPAAAGRATATPQEAAERKEAGSWQPIR from the coding sequence ATGAAACAACGCCCCCTGCTGGTCTGTGTGTCCGGGCCGGACGGCGCCGGGAAGTCGTCGCTGGTGGGTCGGATGACGACGGACCTGCGTGAGCACGGGTACGCGGTGGCGGCCCAGTACTGCTACGGCTGTGTCGTGTGCCGGCGCCTGCCCCAGCGCATCCGGTCTCGGTTCCCCGCCTCCCCCGGCAGGCCCAGGTCGATCGCCTCGGGCATCGGCCTGTGGGCCGGCCGGCTGCACGGCTGGGTGGACGCCGCGGAACTCGTCGCGGGTCTCGCACAGGCCACGGTGCGGGCGCGTCTGACCTCCCGGGGGCGGCCGACGGCGGTGGTGACCGACCGCGGTCCGCTCGACGCCCTCGTCAAGTTCGATCCGGAGCCCGGTTCACGGCTGGCGGCCGCTTTCGCCCGGCTGGCGAGGACGTACAAGGTCACCCTGCTGCTGGACGCGGAGCCCGAGGTGCTGGCGGAACGCGACGGCGTGTACGCGCTCGGGCCGCTGGCGAAGTGCCGGGACCGTTACCGGAACTGGGCCGTCCGGCTGCCGTACGTCCGCCGGGTGGACGCCGCGGCGTCGGCCGACGCGGTCGCGGCCGAAGCGCTGGGGTGTCTGCCGGAGCTGCGGCCGGCACCGGCGACGGCGCCGGGACCTCCCCCCGGCGGCGGACCGCACGTGGTGATCTCCACCTTCGACGACCTGCGCAATCCGCACTACCACGGCGGCGGGGCACTCCTCGTCGACAAAGTCGCCCGCCGCCTCGCCGAGGACCACCGGGTCACGGTCGTCACGGTGGCCTCGCGCGGTGGCACCGAGACCCGCGACGGGGTGCGGTACCACCGGCTGCCGCTCGGCTGGGCCGGACCGCGCCTCGGGCAGCTCCTCTACCACGCGGTACTGCCGTTCACGGCCCGCAGGCTGCCGCACGACGTGTGGCTGGAGAGCTTCACACCGCCCTTCTCCACGGGGTTCCTGCCGCTGTTCGCCCGCGGCCCGGTGGTGGGCCTGGCCCAGTCGCTGAGCGGGGCGGCGATGACCCGGCGCTACCATCTGCCGTTCAGCCTGGTCGAGCGGTACGGACTGCGGTTCTACGAGGACGTCGTCGTCCTGAACGAGGCGGACGCCGCGACCGTGCGGCGCCACGCCCCCGAGGCCGCCACGCACGTCATCCACAACGGCGTCGACCCGCCGCCCGCCGCCCCGCGGAGGGCCGGGGAGGGCGAGTACATCGCCTTCCTGGGGCGGATAGATGTCCGGCCGAAGGGGCTGGACCTCCTGCTCGCGGCTCACGCCGCCGACCCGCCGTCGCTGCCCCTGCTGCTGGCCGGCGGGGGCACCCGCGGCCAGGAGGCCGAGCTCACCGCACTGATCGCCGCTGCCGGAGCGGACGCCCGCTGGGTGGGTGAGGTGAGCGGAGTCGGCAAGCAGCGCTTCCTGGAGGACTGCGCCTTCCTGGTGCTGCCGTCCCGCAGCGAGTCGTTCGGTCTCGTGGCCCTGGAGGCCATGTCCCACGGCAAGCCGGTAGTGCACTTCGATCTGCCCACGCTGCGCTGGATGGACGGCGGCGGGAACGTCACCGTCCCGGCCTTCGACGTGGAGGCCCTGGGACGCCGGCTGCGGGCCCTCACCGCGGACGAGGAGACCCGTCGGCGGCTGGGGCACCTGGCGCACCGGGCCGCGCGATGGCTGTCGTGGGACCGGACCACGGGTCAGTACCGGAGCCTCGTCCAAGAACTGCTGGACCGGCCGGCCGCAGCGGGAAGAGCCACAGCGACGCCGCAGGAGGCGGCCGAGAGGAAGGAGGCCGGGTCATGGCAGCCGATCCGCTGA
- a CDS encoding lipopolysaccharide biosynthesis protein, producing the protein MTAPRTATMQRSASRPDVVKAVHGARWFTAAALAVGAVNYGYALLLTRLLDVGSYARFVAGQWLLLSAATVATVTVPWVLAQALARARSDAERGDAGRFSVITSIGGGLVMGTVVAAVATRFAGPATTLALALSTFLIYTTTVTAGWLQGQERMRTLSLLHVAEVLAKMAVGVFLVVALGLGDTGALAAFGIGALPFLLWWPSLPRGSGRPWRSATANRDLWRRALGIARLQGLVALMAAVDVVLVTMLPTEPAQAASYQASVTLSRVPLFVAGAVSMAFFPALSRRRAGSRLSASAVRMYVLVSLPLMAVLATVPGPVLGVLFPADYSMMSTLMAFTALTGFAIGAVNLTVTFSQAVDDYACARWQIAGLVVFTAALLAGWRIDGVRGIAVGGALGAAGALALLLGRLLHRQGTAFLRHTPWVEPLLLTVLLVLLRPFPLVWLIAATAIGIRAVERFLRRPGAPDPAEDQTEVTVGDSSADPSAGPPETTTDRPGGDMTPMRTDLTNTDTLRAEERPDRLLVQAVWRGDAPPAGDAALRHALRLARENQVEGRLARAYPRRLADVVAEVDTANEQFRENLTEVTGRLYAAGIPTVLIKADLAGDYVYGNFDLVVPDGRWEAACTALEGWYADRSTYWLERSSKVLLEPRSGPAAHLHTAVSWFGVPVLPTRRLFQRAVPSGGAWLVPRPPDELRIWLAHGLFQNLTFDLSELFALRKLLAPDIVAEARHEAAREGWAAGADRALAVAVGAMHRLDVGAPVRLPVPLPVGASLRVGAVHALHLLRHGRARVAAREAALRVPLVVAKRRRMLLS; encoded by the coding sequence ATGACCGCCCCGCGCACCGCGACGATGCAGCGCTCGGCCAGCCGGCCGGACGTGGTGAAGGCCGTCCACGGCGCCCGCTGGTTCACCGCGGCGGCCCTCGCCGTGGGGGCCGTGAACTACGGGTACGCCCTGCTGCTGACCAGACTGCTGGACGTCGGCTCCTACGCACGGTTCGTCGCCGGGCAGTGGCTGCTGCTGAGCGCGGCCACCGTGGCGACGGTGACCGTGCCGTGGGTGCTGGCGCAGGCCCTGGCCCGCGCCCGGTCGGACGCCGAGCGGGGCGACGCCGGCCGCTTCTCGGTCATCACGAGCATCGGCGGCGGACTCGTCATGGGCACGGTCGTCGCCGCCGTGGCCACCCGGTTCGCCGGGCCCGCCACGACGCTGGCGCTGGCGCTGAGCACCTTCCTGATCTACACGACGACGGTGACCGCGGGCTGGCTCCAGGGCCAGGAGCGGATGCGGACCCTGTCGCTGCTGCACGTGGCCGAGGTGCTGGCGAAGATGGCGGTGGGGGTGTTCCTGGTCGTGGCCCTCGGACTGGGCGACACCGGCGCGCTGGCCGCCTTCGGGATCGGCGCGCTGCCGTTCCTGCTCTGGTGGCCGTCCCTGCCGCGCGGCAGTGGCCGGCCCTGGCGCAGCGCGACGGCCAACCGGGACCTGTGGCGGCGGGCCCTGGGCATCGCCCGGCTGCAGGGGCTGGTGGCGCTCATGGCGGCGGTGGACGTGGTGCTGGTGACGATGCTGCCCACCGAACCGGCACAGGCGGCGAGTTACCAGGCGAGCGTCACCCTCTCGCGTGTGCCGCTGTTCGTGGCCGGCGCGGTGTCCATGGCGTTCTTCCCCGCCCTGTCCCGACGGCGGGCGGGCAGCCGGCTCAGCGCGAGCGCCGTACGGATGTACGTGCTCGTGTCCCTGCCGCTCATGGCGGTGCTGGCCACCGTGCCGGGCCCCGTCCTGGGCGTGTTGTTCCCCGCCGACTACAGCATGATGAGCACCCTGATGGCCTTCACCGCGCTGACGGGGTTCGCCATCGGAGCGGTCAACCTCACCGTCACCTTCTCCCAGGCCGTGGACGACTACGCGTGCGCTCGCTGGCAGATCGCAGGGCTGGTGGTCTTCACCGCCGCGTTGCTGGCGGGCTGGCGGATCGACGGCGTCCGGGGCATCGCCGTCGGCGGGGCGCTGGGTGCCGCCGGTGCCCTCGCCCTGCTGCTGGGCCGGCTCCTGCACCGGCAGGGAACGGCCTTCCTCCGGCACACGCCGTGGGTGGAGCCGTTGCTGCTCACGGTGCTGCTGGTGCTGCTGCGCCCGTTCCCGCTGGTGTGGCTGATCGCGGCCACGGCCATCGGAATACGGGCCGTGGAGCGGTTCCTGCGGCGGCCGGGGGCGCCGGACCCCGCGGAGGACCAGACCGAGGTCACCGTCGGGGACTCGTCGGCGGATCCGTCCGCCGGCCCACCCGAGACGACCACCGACCGACCGGGCGGAGACATGACGCCTATGAGAACCGACCTCACGAACACCGACACCCTGCGCGCCGAGGAGCGACCCGACCGCCTGCTCGTGCAGGCCGTCTGGCGTGGCGACGCTCCGCCGGCCGGTGACGCCGCTCTGCGTCACGCGCTGCGGCTCGCCCGCGAGAACCAGGTGGAGGGCCGCCTCGCACGCGCCTACCCGCGCCGGCTGGCGGACGTCGTGGCCGAGGTGGACACCGCGAACGAGCAGTTCCGGGAGAACCTGACGGAGGTGACCGGCCGTCTGTACGCGGCCGGCATCCCCACGGTGCTCATCAAGGCGGACCTGGCCGGCGACTACGTCTACGGCAACTTCGACCTCGTGGTGCCCGACGGGCGCTGGGAGGCCGCGTGCACCGCCCTGGAGGGCTGGTACGCCGACCGTTCGACGTACTGGCTGGAGCGCTCGTCGAAGGTGCTGCTGGAACCGCGCAGCGGCCCGGCGGCCCATCTGCACACGGCGGTGTCGTGGTTCGGTGTGCCGGTGCTGCCCACCCGCCGGCTCTTCCAGCGGGCCGTTCCGTCCGGGGGTGCGTGGCTGGTGCCCCGCCCGCCGGACGAGCTGCGGATCTGGCTGGCGCACGGCCTGTTCCAGAACCTCACCTTCGACCTGTCGGAGCTGTTCGCCCTACGGAAGCTGCTGGCGCCGGACATCGTGGCCGAGGCCCGGCACGAGGCGGCGCGCGAGGGCTGGGCCGCCGGGGCGGACCGGGCCCTGGCCGTGGCGGTCGGGGCGATGCACCGGCTGGACGTGGGCGCGCCGGTCCGGCTGCCGGTGCCCCTCCCGGTGGGCGCGTCCCTGCGCGTGGGTGCGGTGCACGCGCTGCACCTCCTGCGCCATGGACGTGCCCGGGTCGCGGCGCGAGAGGCGGCCCTGCGGGTGCCGCTCGTCGTCGCCAAGAGGCGAAGGATGCTCCTGTCATGA